In Ignavibacteriales bacterium, the following proteins share a genomic window:
- the argH gene encoding argininosuccinate lyase has product MPTQTLWGGRFKEPLAEIALKFSSSIEFDKILYEEDIAGSIAHVEMLAACKVLTATEMRRIRTALKSIQKEIETGKFDLTAEYEDVHMAIEQRLTQKIGALGGKLHTARSRNDQIALDERLFLRTAIREISKLVINLQRVLLYKSEKVFGVLMPGYTHTQRAQPILLSHHLLAYISMLERDFERLQDCSKRLNKSPLGAAAFAGTSFPIDRAMVAKKLHFDGIVENSIDAVSDRDYLIEFTAACSILTMHLSRFAEELVLWTTKEFGFAQISDSYTTGSSIMPQKKNPDMAELVRGKTGRVYGALVSLLTMMKGLPLAYNRDMQEDKKPMFDVVTTVRQCLFIFAHVLVHTTFNKAHLEEELRTDFLSATDMADYLVRKGLPFREAHEITGKVVAYCIGRKMYFGNLDIETLQQFSAKFNGDVFDFILPQNSVNQKQSAGSTNPHEVKKQIASWRRVLGKRRV; this is encoded by the coding sequence ATGCCTACTCAAACGCTTTGGGGCGGAAGGTTTAAAGAACCTCTTGCTGAAATCGCACTAAAATTTTCTTCTTCCATAGAGTTCGACAAAATACTCTACGAGGAAGATATTGCCGGAAGCATCGCACATGTGGAAATGCTTGCAGCGTGCAAAGTACTGACGGCAACTGAGATGCGGCGTATCCGTACAGCCCTGAAATCAATCCAGAAAGAAATTGAAACCGGTAAGTTTGATTTAACTGCCGAATACGAAGACGTACACATGGCAATCGAACAGCGGCTGACACAAAAAATCGGAGCGCTCGGCGGAAAACTGCACACGGCACGAAGCCGCAACGATCAGATTGCACTTGACGAACGGTTATTCCTCCGCACTGCAATTCGCGAAATCAGCAAACTTGTCATCAATCTCCAGCGCGTACTGCTTTATAAATCCGAAAAAGTTTTTGGCGTATTGATGCCGGGGTACACACATACGCAGCGCGCACAACCGATTTTGCTCTCTCATCATCTCCTGGCGTATATTTCCATGCTGGAGCGCGACTTTGAGCGGTTGCAGGATTGCAGCAAGCGTCTGAACAAATCACCGCTGGGGGCCGCAGCGTTTGCCGGAACATCATTTCCCATTGACCGCGCAATGGTGGCAAAGAAACTGCACTTCGACGGGATTGTCGAGAACAGCATCGATGCCGTGAGCGATAGAGATTATCTCATTGAATTTACTGCCGCATGCAGTATTCTTACGATGCACTTAAGCCGGTTTGCAGAAGAATTGGTGCTGTGGACGACGAAAGAATTCGGTTTCGCTCAAATCAGCGATTCCTACACCACAGGCAGCAGTATTATGCCGCAGAAAAAAAATCCTGATATGGCAGAGCTTGTGCGTGGCAAAACCGGCCGCGTGTATGGCGCGCTTGTGAGTCTTCTCACCATGATGAAAGGATTGCCTCTTGCGTACAACCGCGATATGCAGGAAGACAAGAAGCCGATGTTCGATGTCGTGACAACTGTGCGGCAATGCCTCTTCATTTTTGCGCATGTGCTCGTTCATACAACTTTCAACAAAGCGCATTTGGAAGAAGAACTTCGTACAGATTTCCTTTCGGCTACAGATATGGCAGATTATTTGGTGCGCAAAGGATTGCCGTTCCGGGAAGCACATGAGATTACCGGCAAAGTAGTGGCATACTGCATCGGCCGAAAAATGTACTTTGGCAATCTTGATATTGAAACGTTGCAACAATTCTCTGCTAAGTTCAACGGCGATGTGTTTGACTTTATCCTGCCGCAGAACAGCGTGAACCAAAAGCAATCGGCTGGCAGTACAAATCCGCATGAAGTGAAAAAACAAATTGCTTCATGGCGGCGCGTGCTGGGAAAACGAAGAGTGTAA
- a CDS encoding histidine kinase encodes MAIMKVTIMKTPKKISQQPLLTFLLAIISCAITAIYFKWEQTGKFFVPETILVFAVMFVAGFIMMVLAWRMMKYFSNKSSQQLVKQMIPAIILFYVAWYIVSNTVISIGDFIWFLIQGLDLSGFISYLLNVEKVFVKPELPDFLLIFTIIFFYILWRQSILREQKLREENLIFQNQTLKDQINPHFLFNSLNTLSSLVTTQTEIAELFINRLSSIYRYILENSPKDKIPLQSELTFINDYFYLYKIRDEDKIQLTIDIKDADKFEILPVSLQLLIENAIKHNMATRENPLIIIIYLEDQYVVVKNNLQKMATQLKSTKTGLKNLGERIRLMTGKELVIEETKTDYLVKVPLI; translated from the coding sequence ATGGCAATTATGAAAGTTACCATTATGAAAACCCCAAAGAAAATATCACAACAACCATTGCTCACGTTTCTTTTAGCCATTATTTCTTGCGCTATCACTGCGATATATTTTAAATGGGAGCAAACAGGAAAATTCTTTGTTCCGGAAACTATTTTGGTGTTTGCTGTCATGTTCGTTGCGGGATTTATCATGATGGTCCTTGCTTGGCGAATGATGAAGTATTTCTCAAATAAATCTTCTCAACAATTAGTGAAACAAATGATCCCGGCAATTATTTTATTTTATGTTGCCTGGTATATAGTCTCGAATACAGTGATTAGTATCGGTGATTTTATTTGGTTCCTAATACAAGGATTAGATTTAAGTGGTTTTATCTCATACTTACTCAATGTCGAAAAAGTTTTTGTCAAGCCCGAGTTACCGGATTTTTTACTTATATTCACCATTATTTTCTTCTACATTTTATGGCGCCAATCTATATTGCGTGAGCAAAAACTAAGAGAGGAAAATCTGATTTTTCAAAATCAAACGTTAAAAGATCAGATAAACCCCCATTTCCTCTTTAATAGCTTAAATACCCTTTCGTCGTTAGTAACTACACAAACCGAAATAGCTGAACTTTTTATCAACCGGTTATCATCGATATACCGATATATTTTGGAGAATAGCCCGAAGGATAAAATTCCTCTGCAGTCTGAATTAACATTTATCAACGATTATTTCTACCTCTATAAGATACGGGATGAAGACAAAATACAACTTACTATAGATATAAAAGATGCTGATAAATTTGAAATATTGCCTGTTTCCCTGCAGTTGTTGATTGAAAATGCTATAAAGCATAACATGGCCACACGCGAGAATCCGTTGATAATTATTATCTATCTTGAAGATCAATACGTTGTTGTGAAAAACAACTTACAGAAAATGGCAACGCAACTAAAGTCGACTAAAACAGGACTAAAAAACCTCGGTGAACGTATAAGGTTGATGACGGGTAAAGAACTTGTTATTGAGGAAACAAAGACTGATTATTTGGTTAAAGTGCCTCTCATATAA